From Thermoanaerobacter uzonensis DSM 18761, a single genomic window includes:
- a CDS encoding glycosyl hydrolase family 18 protein, protein MWKNLRFVLILIVLLFTISIFLSACKNTIQKPFFKPFSKIGVKKLQIVGFYVDSAGPDNSYQSLVKYSRYIDTLSPLWLTVEGDGTVKDSTNPQALDYAKKQGIKIVPLVNVANSKDEVLLDPNIREKAISQLMALLKKHNFDGYNIDFEFIPHGTKNYIKDKDYLTAFVSKIRPFIKKEGKILDISVIPHYQVPKEISGIYDYHELAPLVDHVTLMTYDRHNASSPPGPVSPEQWVEYNVKDALNEGFKPEQICLGVATYGYDWPASKSGGFSRPTKEILTKAQIQGIQIKWSDQYQEPYYVYYDKNTGITREVWFENSATLAEKIEVAKRYNLHGICVWRIGFETPSFWDVIGKKIGSR, encoded by the coding sequence ATGTGGAAAAATCTAAGATTTGTATTGATTTTGATAGTTTTGCTGTTTACCATATCAATTTTTTTGAGTGCATGTAAAAATACAATTCAAAAACCTTTTTTTAAGCCTTTTAGTAAGATAGGAGTAAAAAAACTTCAAATAGTAGGATTTTATGTTGATTCTGCTGGACCAGACAATTCATATCAATCACTGGTAAAATATTCAAGATATATTGATACACTTTCTCCATTATGGCTTACTGTAGAAGGAGACGGGACAGTAAAAGATTCTACAAATCCTCAGGCGCTGGATTATGCGAAAAAACAAGGGATAAAGATAGTTCCTCTGGTGAATGTGGCAAATAGCAAAGATGAAGTTCTCTTGGATCCGAATATCCGTGAAAAGGCTATTTCTCAATTAATGGCCTTGTTAAAAAAACATAATTTTGATGGTTACAATATAGATTTTGAGTTTATTCCTCATGGAACCAAAAATTACATTAAAGATAAAGATTATCTAACAGCGTTTGTGAGTAAAATAAGACCTTTTATTAAAAAAGAAGGCAAAATTCTTGATATTTCTGTTATACCTCATTATCAGGTACCTAAAGAAATATCAGGTATATACGACTATCACGAATTAGCGCCTTTAGTTGACCATGTCACTTTGATGACCTATGATAGGCATAATGCTTCTTCACCGCCGGGACCTGTTTCTCCTGAGCAGTGGGTGGAGTACAACGTCAAAGATGCACTAAATGAAGGTTTTAAACCTGAACAAATATGTTTAGGAGTAGCTACTTATGGATATGATTGGCCTGCAAGTAAAAGTGGTGGTTTCTCTCGTCCTACAAAAGAAATACTTACAAAAGCACAAATTCAAGGAATTCAAATAAAGTGGAGCGACCAATACCAAGAGCCTTATTATGTCTATTATGACAAAAACACGGGAATAACGAGAGAGGTATGGTTTGAAAACTCTGCCACTTTAGCTGAGAAGATAGAAGTTGCTAAAAGGTATAATTTACATGGCATATGTGTGTGGAGGATTGGCTTTGAAACCCCTTCTTTTTGGGATGTTATAGGTAAGAAAATAGGAAGCAGATAG